A single genomic interval of Pseudomonas sp. TH06 harbors:
- a CDS encoding glycosyltransferase produces the protein MNSLPLVSLVIPAFNPRFFERALRSAVGQGYGHLEIIVCDDSRGVEIENTVSNVSTQTGVAVRYVRNPRTLGLVGNLKACLDQAQGEFIKFLCDDDLLYSACIEQQAHEMRRAEVSLVLAQRLLWDANDIILPARLENTSLSPVSGLFKGDDLLAIFEKFPVNVLGGFSNALFRRADVAELLPALTEEGGCFVASLDFALYVCLLRRGNLAVSNNVLSAERLYPERLSAQQPMKDAMDVEREWLSQMLKVRSGESAPAPGWVRYIPLAKADESPRVWEELPLSRTLGSRQSRQECGVGVDSLSFGELYAQWLACRVLTEGQRKLLPETIAGWSHQPRIVPIIIDDKGSRDGVERTLEALANQDYPAELVLVLSASCAEAELDGRVFRLPLQGDGLEQLNTLLPQLEGADWFYLLQPGDRPVATALLIMADRIAHSRSFTCLYSDEGSLRSGESAEPAFKPDFNLDLMRSYPYVGRALAFKRERVLALGGLTTDFAQLAPHDLLWRMVESDGTQVIGHVAEVLLESKFDLSQWLTDPGVLEQNPRVLDAHLQRVGIAYETRREGSELLNRVDYRHARRPLVSVIIVAQDQAAALQRCVETLLEKTAYTEYEILLVDSGSESAEARTWLDGMEQLGGALIRVLRYPQKHNPAAIHNFAVSQARGEYVLLLNAFAVITQADWLDELLNHAQRPEVGVVGAKLFDPDGGVLHAGLILGLQGPAGLPFFGQPMQSEGYMFRLQAVQDLSAVGGDCLMVRKSVFEEVAGLDEQHLKVAYNVVDLCLRIGREGYLVVWNPHARLAVGARPVAVATSEEQQRHEREQDAFYQRWLPQIARDPAYNVNLALQGVGASNFSLEPGLMTGWSAFSRSSLPNVLVVPINASAIGHYRMSQPMIELEAANRVEGRICYGLPSIVEIERQAPDVIVLQGRYSEHAIDEIPPLKKYFSARRIFELDDYVIDVPHRNAHIRNMPSKQDMERMVRRAIGLCDRVVVSTQPLANALSDMHHDIRVVPNMLAKNLWRNLRSQRRTSKKPRVGWGGGTSHHGDLAVIAEVVRELANEVDWVFFGMCPDDLRPYMHEFHGVIPLDVYPAKLASLNLDLALAPLEFHIFNDCKSNLRLLEYGACGYPVICTDTEAYRGYLPCTRVKTNTTDEWLQAIRMHLADPDASYRMGDELREVVLRDYVLRGDNLRYWENGWLAD, from the coding sequence GTGAATTCACTCCCTCTCGTTAGCCTTGTCATTCCCGCCTTCAATCCACGCTTTTTCGAGCGAGCCTTGCGTAGCGCTGTCGGCCAAGGCTATGGCCATCTGGAGATCATCGTTTGCGATGACAGTCGTGGCGTCGAGATCGAAAACACCGTCTCCAATGTCAGTACGCAGACCGGCGTTGCCGTGCGTTATGTGCGCAACCCGCGCACGTTGGGCCTGGTCGGCAATCTGAAAGCCTGTCTGGATCAGGCGCAGGGCGAGTTCATCAAGTTTCTGTGTGACGATGATTTGCTGTATTCCGCCTGTATCGAGCAGCAAGCGCACGAGATGCGCCGTGCAGAGGTCAGCCTGGTGCTGGCGCAGCGACTGCTCTGGGACGCCAACGACATCATCCTCCCTGCGCGTCTGGAAAACACCTCGCTGTCGCCGGTCAGTGGCTTGTTCAAGGGCGACGATTTACTGGCGATATTTGAAAAATTCCCGGTCAACGTTCTCGGCGGTTTCAGCAACGCGCTGTTTCGCCGCGCGGACGTCGCCGAGCTGCTGCCGGCATTGACCGAGGAGGGCGGCTGCTTCGTCGCGAGCCTGGATTTCGCCTTGTATGTCTGCCTGCTGCGACGCGGCAACCTGGCGGTGTCCAACAATGTGCTGAGCGCCGAGCGTCTTTATCCGGAGCGGCTGAGTGCGCAGCAACCGATGAAGGACGCGATGGACGTCGAGCGCGAGTGGCTCTCGCAAATGCTCAAAGTCCGCAGCGGCGAGTCGGCGCCTGCGCCAGGCTGGGTACGCTATATCCCGTTGGCAAAGGCTGATGAGTCGCCAAGGGTTTGGGAAGAGCTGCCGCTGAGTCGTACCCTCGGTTCCCGGCAGAGCCGTCAGGAGTGTGGCGTCGGCGTCGACAGCCTGAGTTTCGGCGAACTCTACGCGCAATGGCTGGCGTGCCGGGTGCTGACCGAAGGCCAGCGCAAGTTGCTGCCGGAAACCATCGCCGGTTGGTCGCATCAGCCGCGGATCGTGCCGATCATCATCGACGACAAAGGCAGCCGCGATGGTGTGGAGCGCACCCTGGAGGCCCTTGCCAATCAGGATTACCCGGCGGAACTGGTGCTGGTCCTGTCCGCGTCCTGTGCCGAAGCGGAGCTGGATGGGCGCGTGTTTCGCCTGCCGCTGCAAGGCGATGGGCTGGAACAGCTCAACACCTTGCTGCCGCAACTGGAAGGCGCCGACTGGTTCTACCTGCTGCAACCCGGTGATCGTCCGGTGGCCACGGCATTGCTGATCATGGCGGACCGCATCGCCCATTCGCGGTCTTTCACCTGCCTGTACAGCGACGAAGGCAGTCTGCGCAGTGGTGAGTCGGCAGAGCCTGCGTTCAAGCCGGATTTCAACCTCGACCTCATGCGCAGCTATCCCTATGTCGGGCGGGCGCTGGCGTTCAAGCGCGAGCGGGTTCTGGCGTTGGGCGGCCTGACGACTGACTTTGCACAACTGGCGCCTCATGACCTGCTCTGGCGCATGGTCGAGAGCGACGGTACTCAAGTGATCGGGCACGTCGCCGAAGTGTTGCTTGAATCGAAATTCGATCTGTCCCAATGGCTTACCGACCCGGGTGTCCTGGAACAGAATCCGCGGGTACTCGATGCGCATCTGCAGCGCGTGGGGATTGCCTACGAGACTCGACGCGAGGGCAGTGAACTGCTCAATCGGGTCGACTATCGCCATGCCCGACGCCCGTTGGTGTCGGTGATCATTGTCGCTCAGGATCAGGCGGCGGCCTTGCAGCGTTGTGTCGAAACGCTGCTGGAAAAGACCGCTTACACCGAGTACGAAATTCTCTTGGTCGACAGCGGCAGCGAAAGCGCCGAGGCGCGGACCTGGCTCGACGGCATGGAACAATTGGGCGGTGCGCTGATCCGTGTCTTGCGCTACCCGCAAAAGCACAACCCCGCTGCCATTCACAATTTTGCCGTGAGCCAGGCGCGCGGCGAGTATGTCTTGCTGCTCAATGCCTTTGCGGTGATCACGCAAGCCGATTGGCTCGACGAGTTGCTCAATCATGCGCAGCGCCCCGAAGTCGGGGTCGTCGGCGCCAAGTTGTTCGATCCGGACGGCGGGGTGTTGCATGCCGGCCTGATTCTCGGCCTGCAGGGGCCGGCCGGGTTGCCATTCTTTGGTCAGCCGATGCAGTCGGAGGGCTATATGTTCCGGCTGCAGGCGGTGCAGGATCTGAGCGCTGTCGGCGGTGACTGTCTTATGGTTCGCAAGTCGGTCTTCGAGGAGGTCGCGGGGCTCGACGAACAGCACTTGAAGGTCGCGTACAACGTCGTCGATCTGTGCCTGCGAATCGGTCGCGAAGGTTATCTGGTGGTGTGGAATCCACATGCCCGGCTGGCTGTGGGCGCGCGTCCGGTCGCCGTGGCAACGAGCGAAGAGCAACAACGGCACGAGCGCGAGCAGGATGCGTTTTACCAGCGCTGGTTGCCGCAGATTGCGCGCGATCCGGCCTACAACGTCAACCTTGCGCTACAGGGTGTCGGGGCCAGCAACTTTAGCCTCGAACCGGGTCTGATGACCGGCTGGAGTGCGTTTTCCAGGTCGAGTCTGCCCAACGTGCTCGTGGTGCCGATCAACGCGTCTGCCATCGGCCATTACCGCATGAGCCAGCCGATGATCGAACTGGAGGCGGCCAACCGGGTCGAGGGGCGCATCTGCTACGGCTTGCCGTCGATCGTCGAAATCGAGCGTCAGGCCCCCGACGTGATCGTGCTGCAGGGGCGCTACTCGGAGCACGCCATCGATGAAATTCCGCCCCTGAAGAAGTACTTCAGCGCCCGGCGTATTTTCGAACTGGATGACTATGTCATCGACGTTCCTCATCGCAATGCCCACATCCGTAACATGCCGAGCAAGCAGGACATGGAGCGCATGGTGCGTCGAGCGATCGGCCTCTGTGATCGGGTGGTCGTGTCGACTCAACCTCTGGCCAATGCGTTGTCGGACATGCACCACGACATCCGTGTGGTGCCGAACATGCTCGCGAAAAACCTCTGGAGAAACCTGCGCAGCCAGCGACGCACGTCGAAGAAGCCACGGGTCGGTTGGGGTGGTGGCACCAGCCACCACGGCGACCTGGCAGTGATCGCCGAGGTGGTTCGCGAACTGGCCAATGAAGTCGACTGGGTATTCTTCGGCATGTGCCCGGATGACCTGCGTCCGTACATGCATGAGTTCCACGGTGTGATCCCGCTCGACGTGTATCCGGCGAAACTGGCCAGCCTCAACCTCGATCTGGCCCTCGCACCGCTGGAGTTCCACATCTTCAACGACTGCAAGAGCAACCTGCGGCTGCTGGAGTACGGCGCTTGCGGCTACCCGGTGATCTGCACTGACACCGAAGCCTATCGCGGCTACCTGCCGTGCACGCGGGTCAAGACCAACACCACCGATGAGTGGCTGCAGGCGATTCGCATGCACCTGGCCGATCCTGATGCCAGCTACCGCATGGGCGACGAGTTGCGTGAGGTGGTGCTGCGCGATTACGTGCTGCGTGGCGATAACCTGCGCTACTGGGAAAATGGCTGGCTGGCGGACTGA
- a CDS encoding flagellar hook-associated protein 3, producing MRISTAQYYGTQASDYQRNFNKAVATASEASSLQRITNASDDPIGAGRLLQLGQQAAMLDQYKTNVDTTTNSLNVQESTLDSITTALARAKELALAANTGTRTDKDRQAYASELSQIQQQVLGLMNSKDANGNYMFSGSKTDTAPYSQNADGTYTYNGDQTTINLGIGDGMTVGTNTTGWDAFQQTINTGRTSTNMTAPAVDDGRVVLSSGTVGNVATYNSKFSGGQPYTVSFVSSTQLQITDALGNDVTAEASQNGAIVNTTGTNQSVSFRGVDLKLNINLKAGDTNPDAVIAGHSFQLSTQPDSFTTARSPGNPSTAVITGSTITDQSAYTNAFPQGGAVLKFTSATAFDLYAAPVTADSKPVSSGTVAGGNATAAGVTFALGNTPAAGDQFSIQPNNHQTQNVLDTLGQMITALNTPIDGDDVAKQKFQGVMESGLGNIDAATNQIGASVTTIGARGQALEMQTATNLSLSTANTTTQGSIRDSDPAEVMTRLTLQQTMLQAAQLAFSKISQLGLFNKI from the coding sequence ATGCGCATTTCCACCGCCCAGTATTACGGCACGCAAGCGTCGGACTATCAGCGTAACTTCAACAAGGCTGTCGCCACCGCCAGCGAGGCGAGCAGCCTGCAGCGCATCACCAATGCGTCCGATGATCCGATCGGTGCCGGTCGTTTGCTGCAACTCGGCCAGCAGGCCGCGATGCTGGATCAGTACAAGACCAATGTCGACACCACCACAAATTCGTTGAATGTGCAGGAGTCCACGCTGGATTCCATCACCACCGCACTGGCGCGTGCCAAGGAACTCGCCCTGGCCGCCAACACCGGCACGCGCACCGACAAGGATCGCCAGGCTTACGCTTCGGAACTGAGTCAGATCCAGCAACAAGTGCTGGGCCTGATGAACTCCAAGGATGCCAACGGCAACTACATGTTCTCCGGTTCGAAGACCGATACCGCGCCGTACTCGCAGAATGCCGACGGCACTTACACCTACAACGGTGACCAGACCACGATCAACCTGGGCATCGGCGACGGTATGACGGTCGGCACCAACACCACCGGTTGGGATGCCTTTCAGCAGACCATCAACACCGGCCGCACCAGCACCAACATGACAGCTCCTGCAGTGGATGACGGCCGTGTCGTGCTGTCCAGCGGTACCGTTGGCAATGTTGCCACCTACAACTCCAAGTTCTCCGGTGGTCAGCCCTACACCGTCAGCTTCGTCAGCAGCACCCAACTGCAAATCACCGATGCGCTGGGTAACGACGTGACGGCCGAAGCCAGCCAGAACGGCGCGATCGTCAACACCACCGGCACCAACCAGTCGGTCAGTTTCCGTGGCGTCGACCTGAAGCTGAATATCAACCTGAAAGCGGGGGACACCAACCCGGACGCGGTCATTGCCGGGCACAGCTTCCAGCTGTCGACCCAGCCTGACTCGTTCACCACCGCGCGCAGCCCGGGTAACCCATCTACTGCGGTGATTACCGGTTCGACCATCACCGACCAGTCGGCCTATACAAACGCCTTCCCGCAAGGCGGCGCGGTGCTCAAGTTCACCAGCGCCACGGCGTTCGATCTGTATGCGGCGCCAGTCACAGCGGACAGCAAACCCGTGTCGTCCGGCACCGTGGCTGGCGGCAACGCGACCGCTGCGGGCGTGACTTTCGCGCTGGGCAACACTCCGGCCGCTGGCGATCAGTTCTCGATCCAGCCGAACAATCACCAGACCCAGAACGTGCTCGACACGCTGGGCCAGATGATTACGGCATTGAATACGCCGATCGACGGTGATGATGTTGCCAAGCAGAAGTTTCAGGGTGTCATGGAGTCGGGTCTCGGCAACATCGACGCCGCTACCAACCAGATTGGCGCTTCTGTCACCACCATTGGTGCCCGTGGCCAAGCGCTGGAAATGCAAACCGCGACTAACCTGAGCCTGAGCACGGCGAACACCACGACCCAGGGCTCGATCCGTGATTCGGATCCCGCCGAAGTCATGACCCGCCTGACCTTGCAGCAGACCATGTTGCAAGCCGCGCAACTGGCGTTCAGCAAGATCAGCCAGTTGGGTCTGTTCAACAAGATCTGA
- the flgK gene encoding flagellar hook-associated protein FlgK produces MSLLNIGMSGLSASQSSLATTGNNIANVDTAGYSRQQTVQGTKSSQQFGTVFIGTGTTLADVRRVYNSYLESQLHTATSLDSESAAFLAQATPLDSMLSDTNTGLTGVLQKFFTTMQGVSTSATDDTSRQSVLTGAQALTSRFNTIAKQLNDQNTTINGSLGDMTSQVNKLATSIANLNQKIGEISTSGGAPNDLLDSRNEAVRQLSELTGAQVVERGTSFDVYIGSGQPLVIGNTTNTLSMVASKDDPSRMAIQMDRGSSTIDITSAMTGGEIGGLLTYRKEVLDPSLNELGRVALVIADQVNSQQAQGIDKNGDFGAAIFNNINSAALISQRSIAQSGNSTGSGNLDVTIKDTGKLTTSDYQVTFTSATDYTVKRSDGTDMGAFSTTTNPPPVIDGFTLALKGGALSAGDSFKVTPTRNAAASIQTVLTDPKKIAAAGPLTGVASAAGLGTYTQPTLSSKIDIYNPTAQADMQAALKNSTPVKLVFGAVSGGSQSYTFVDAKGGLISSGTIVPGQSNTLDLKVGIVDASGNPVLDTSVTPNVQKTFSVQTTVGGTPKPGETFTMNLTGAASSDNRNAQSLVALQTAQTVDTGSASKGISLTDAYNKLVTNVGTKTAQGKSDSAATSAILDNAKGARDSLSGVNLDEETGNLVKYQQYYTASSQIIKAAQETFATLINSL; encoded by the coding sequence ATGAGTTTGCTCAATATCGGGATGTCAGGACTGTCGGCCAGCCAGTCCTCTTTGGCTACGACAGGCAACAACATTGCCAACGTCGACACCGCCGGTTATTCGCGCCAGCAAACCGTGCAGGGCACCAAATCCTCGCAGCAATTCGGCACCGTGTTCATCGGTACGGGCACCACCCTGGCTGACGTGCGCCGGGTGTACAACTCGTACCTGGAAAGCCAGCTGCACACGGCCACCTCGCTCGACAGCGAGTCGGCCGCGTTTCTGGCGCAGGCCACGCCGCTGGATTCCATGCTGTCGGACACCAACACCGGCCTGACCGGTGTGCTGCAAAAATTCTTTACCACGATGCAGGGCGTCTCGACGTCGGCGACCGATGACACCTCCCGTCAATCGGTGCTGACCGGTGCGCAAGCGCTGACCAGCCGCTTCAACACCATCGCCAAACAGCTCAACGATCAGAACACCACCATCAATGGCAGCCTTGGCGACATGACGTCCCAGGTGAACAAACTGGCCACCTCGATTGCCAATTTGAACCAGAAGATCGGCGAGATCTCCACCAGCGGTGGGGCGCCGAACGATCTGCTCGACAGCCGTAACGAAGCGGTACGTCAGCTCTCCGAGCTGACCGGTGCACAGGTCGTCGAGCGTGGTACCAGTTTCGATGTCTACATCGGCAGCGGTCAGCCGCTGGTGATCGGCAACACCACCAACACCCTGAGCATGGTCGCAAGCAAAGACGATCCGTCGCGCATGGCCATCCAGATGGATCGCGGTTCGAGCACCATCGACATCACCTCGGCGATGACCGGCGGTGAAATCGGCGGCCTGCTGACTTACCGCAAAGAGGTCCTTGACCCGTCGCTCAACGAGCTGGGCCGAGTGGCACTGGTGATCGCTGATCAGGTCAACAGCCAGCAAGCACAGGGCATCGACAAGAACGGTGACTTCGGCGCGGCGATTTTCAACAACATCAACAGTGCTGCGCTGATCAGTCAGCGCAGTATCGCGCAGTCGGGCAACAGCACAGGCTCGGGCAACCTTGACGTTACCATCAAGGACACCGGCAAGCTGACCACCAGCGATTATCAGGTGACGTTCACCAGCGCTACCGACTACACCGTCAAGCGTTCGGACGGCACCGACATGGGCGCCTTCAGCACCACAACCAATCCGCCGCCAGTGATCGACGGTTTCACCCTTGCTCTGAAGGGTGGTGCGTTGAGCGCCGGTGACAGCTTCAAAGTCACCCCGACCCGCAATGCGGCCGCGAGCATTCAGACGGTGCTCACCGATCCGAAGAAAATCGCTGCGGCCGGTCCGTTGACCGGTGTCGCCAGCGCTGCCGGTCTGGGCACTTACACTCAGCCGACACTCAGCAGCAAGATCGATATCTACAACCCGACGGCCCAGGCTGACATGCAGGCGGCGCTGAAGAACTCGACGCCGGTCAAACTGGTGTTCGGTGCGGTCAGCGGCGGCAGCCAGTCTTACACCTTTGTGGATGCCAAGGGCGGCCTGATCAGCAGCGGCACTATCGTTCCCGGTCAGTCGAACACGCTGGACCTGAAGGTCGGCATCGTCGATGCCAGCGGCAACCCGGTGCTGGACACCAGCGTTACGCCGAACGTACAGAAAACCTTCTCTGTACAGACCACCGTGGGCGGCACGCCGAAGCCAGGCGAAACCTTCACCATGAACCTGACCGGTGCGGCGTCTTCGGACAACCGTAACGCGCAATCGCTGGTCGCCCTGCAAACCGCGCAGACTGTCGATACCGGTTCGGCCAGCAAAGGCATCAGCCTGACTGACGCTTACAACAAACTGGTGACCAACGTCGGTACCAAGACTGCCCAAGGCAAGTCCGACAGCGCCGCGACCTCGGCGATCCTGGATAACGCCAAAGGCGCGCGCGATTCGCTGTCCGGGGTCAACCTGGATGAAGAAACCGGCAACCTGGTCAAATACCAGCAGTACTACACAGCGTCTTCGCAGATCATCAAAGCTGCGCAGGAAACTTTCGCCACGCTGATCAACAGCCTTTAA